The Paenibacillus beijingensis nucleotide sequence CAGCTTGTGTGGCGATAGATTTTGGGCAAGACCGGCATCCTCCGAATTTTTGGCCAATATCTTTCGTATTCCCCGATCGGAATATTTTTTCTTCCACGATGATTCGAACAGATAAACCGCCTGCTTCTTTTTCATTGAATCGGCGTGCATGGCCAGCATTTCCTTGAACGATTGAGGGAAAGGGACGATGCGGTCTTTGCTTCCCTTGCCCTTATTAATCCGGATTTGGCAGTAGTGGAAATCAACATCGGACAACTTGATATTGATCAGCTCGCTTACCCGAACGCCGGTATATAACAGCGTCTTGACGATCAGCATGTCTTGAAAGTTCTTCGCTTGCCAAACCACATCGTAATAGCGCTAAAGCTCCTCTTCTGTAGGTACATCGGGGAGCTTCTTACCTGTTTTTGGAACCTCTACCTCAAGCTCTGCTCGAAGGTGCTGAAACAAGCTTTTGAGATAGGAATAATCTGGCCGTCCCCCCCTGAGATATTTCGCCAGCTCCTTCGCTTTGCGTTTCGGGGATATGCGTCTTTCATCACGCAATAACACCTTCTTCCAACGGAAGGCGCTCACTCATGTTCAGCCTAAATGTGCCGTAAGGGTTTACGTGCGTGTAGATGAGCGGGATAAGCGCTCGAAAATCTAATACGCCTGTCAACCTGCGCTGCGCTGATCGCAAAACCACCGCTGCCACACATACCGATTACACCAATTTGATTCCGGTCTACAAATGGACGCGTACCTAAATAATCAACGGCTGCGCTGAAATCTTCTACGAATAGATCAGGCGAAGAAAGGTGCCGCGGCTCTCCGCTGCTGTAACCGTTGAACGATGGGTCAAATGCAAGAGCCGCAAAACCAGGCTCTGCCATGTTTTGAGCATAAATACCGGGCCCCTGTTCTTTAACGCCGCCATAGGGCGCACCTATAATAACAGCTTTGTGCTTCTTTGACTCATCAAAGTTTTTTGGCAAGTAAAGATCAGCCGCAATTTTGATTCCAAACCTGTTTTTATATGAAACTGATTTTCTTGTTACCTTATCG carries:
- a CDS encoding tyrosine-type recombinase/integrase → MLIVKTLLYTGVRVSELINIKLSDVDFHYCQIRINKGKGSKDRIVPFPQSFKEMLAMHADSMKKKQAVYLFESSWKKKYSDRGIRKILAKNSEDAGLAQNLSPHKLRHFLLTWLKKQGIDDALIQPYSGHESRKSLEVYSKLAITDAQQEYNEVINKFPI